Within the Enterobacter roggenkampii genome, the region GTTCACCGTGCCGTCGCTCTCCTGCACGTCGATTGCGCCAAAGCCGTTTTCAACGATAAACAGCGGCAGCTGGTAGTGATCCCAGAACCAGTTGAGGGAGTAGCGCAGCCCCACCGGGTCAATCTGCCAGCCCCAGTCAGATTTCTGCACGTACGGGTTAGAGACCAGGCTCTTGCTCTCGTCATAGTCCAGCTGCGGGTTGTCCGCCGTCGCCTTGGTGGCGAAGGACATATAATAGCTAAACCCGATGTAATCCACGCAGCCCTGCGTCAGCGCGACTTTATCTTCTTCGGTGATATCCAGCGCGAAGCCGCGACGTTCAAAGTAGTTGAGCAGATGCTGCGGATACTTGCCGCGCACATGGACGTCGGTGAACCAGTAGCGGCGGTGCATGGCGTTCATCGCCATCATCATGTCGTCCGGCGCGCAGGTCAGCGGGTAGATGGGGCACATGGCAATCATGCAGCCGATCTGCAGGGACGGGTTAATCTCGCGCCCCGCCTTCACCGCCAGGGCGCTGGCCACCAGTTCATAGTGCGCGGCCTGGAACATCACCGGCTCACGATCTTCACCCGGCGCGTACTTCAGCCCGGAGTTGGTAAACGGCGCAAAATCTTCATGGAAGTTGGCCTGGTTGTTGATCTCGTTAAAGGTCATCCAGTACTTCACTTTATGCTGATAGCGCTGGAAAACCACTTTCGCAAAACGAACGAAGAAGTCGATCAGCTTACGGTTGCGCCAGCCGCCGTATTCCGTGACCAGGTGGAAAGGCATCTCGAAGTGGGAAAGCGTAATAACCGGTTCGATGCCGTACTTCAGGCACTCGTCGAACAGATCGTCATAGAATTTCAGACCGGCCTCGTTCGGCTCAAGCTCGTCACCTTTCGGGAAGATACGTGTCCAGGCGATGGAGGTACGGAAGCATTTGAACCCCATCTCGGCAAAGAGTTTGATGTCTTCTTTATAGCGGTGGTAGAAATCGATGGCTTCATGGTTAGGGTAATTTTTCCCCTCAAGCACGCCGTTGGTGATTTCGCGCGGTACGCCGTGCGCGCCCGCCGTCATCACATCGGCAACGCTAACGCCCTTGCCGCCCTCTTTCCAGCCGCCCTCAAGCTGATGCGCCGCAACGGCACCACCCCACAGAAAATCTGCTTTAAATCCTGACATTTGCTTTCCCTCATTCTGCGTTATTTTCTGCAAAAACAATTACAGAAACCGGTTTCAGTTCGATGATGTGCAAAGGGGATAGCCGTTGCAAGCAGAACGCCGAAACCGGTTTCATTTTCGTGAACAGAGTCAAGTTTGTCGCCCTGCCTAAGCCAGAGAGAAAAAAAGATCCCCGCACCGAGAATAGGCTCGCAAACGTTTGCCTGGACTGTTAGAATTGCGCCGATTTTTCTTACTAGCTATGCAATCGCGTGGGGACTTGAGCCGTGACCAACAAAACTTCTCTCAGCTACAAAGATGCCGGTGTTGATATTGACGCAGGTAATGCGCTGGTTGACCGAATCAAAGGTGTGGTGAAGAAAACCCGCCGCCCGGAAGTGATGGGTGGTCTGGGTGGATTCGGCGCACTGTGCGCGCTGCCGCAAAAATATCGTGAACCTGTTCTGGTCTCGGGTACTGACGGTGTAGGCACCAAGCTGCGCCTGGCGATGGATTTAAAACGTCACGACACGATCGGTATCGATCTGGTCGCGATGTGTGTGAATGACCTGGTGGTTCAGGGCGCAGAGCCGCTGTTCTTCCTCGATTACTACGCGACCGGCAAACTGGACGTGGATACCGCGGCCAGCGTCATTAACGGTATCGCCGAAGGCTGTCTGCAGTCCGGCTGTGCGCTGGTTGGCGGTGAAACCGCTGAAATGCCGGGCATGTACCACGGCGAAGATTATGACGTCGCGGGCTTCTGCGTCGGCGTAGTAGAAAAATCAGAAATTATCGACGGCAGCAAAGTGGCCGATGGCGATGTGCTGATCGCACTGGCCTCCAGCGGCCCGCACTCTAACGGTTACTCTCTGGTACGTAAAATCCTCGAAGTGAGCGGCTGCGACCCGCTGACCACCGAGCTGGACGGCAAACCGCTGGCCGACCACCTGCTGGCCCCAACCCGTATTTACGTGAAGAACGTGCTGGAACTGATTGAGAATGTTGACGTGCACGCTATCGCCCACCTGACCGGCGGCGGCTTCTGGGAAAACATCCCGCGCGTCCTGCCGGACAACACCCAGGCGGTGATCGACGAATCCTCATGGCAGTGGCCGGCCGTCTTTAACTGGCTGCAGACCGCAGGCAACGTGAGCTCTCACGAAATGTACCGCACCTTTAACTGCGGCGTGGGCATGGTTATCGCCCTGCCAGCAAGCGAAGCGGATAAAGCGGTTAAACTGCTGACCGAAAAAGGTGAAAACGCGTGGAAAATCGGTACGATTAAAGCCTCCGATTCCGAACAGCGTGTGGTCATTGAATGAAAAACATCGTGGTGCTCATTTCCGGCAACGGAAGCAATTTGCAGGCCATCATTGACGCCTGCAAACAGAAGAAAATCAACGGCACCATTCGGGCAGTATTCAGCAACAAGGCCGACGCGTTCGGCCTTGAGCGCGCGCGGGAAGCGAACATTCCTGCGCACGCGCTGGAAGCCAGCCAGTTCGCCGGGCGTGAAGCCTTTGACCGCGAGCTGGTGCAGGAGATTGACGCCTACGCGCCTGACGTGGTGGTGCTGGCGGGCTATATGCGCATCCTGAGCCCGGCTTTTGTTGCGCACTACGCCGGACGTCTGCTGAATATTCACCCTTCTCTTCTGCCGAAATATCCCGGCCTGCACACCCATCGTCAGGTTCTGGAAAACGGCGATGAGGAGCACGGCACCTCCGTGCATTTCGTGACCGACGAGCTGGACGGCGGTCCGGTGATCCTGCAGGCCAAAGTCCCGGTCTTTGACGGCGACAGCGAAGAAGACGTGACCGAACGCGTGCAGACCCAGGAACACGCCATTTACCCGCTGGTGGTAAGCTGGTTTGTCGACGGGCGTCTCGAAATGCGCGACGGCGCTGCCTGGCTGGATGGCGTGAAGTTACCCCCGCAGGGCCATGCGGCGGAAGAGTAGTTTGTTATGTCGGGTGGCGCCGCGCTTACCCGACATCTACCTTGCATTACCCGATATTCCCTTCTCCAACCTTCTAAATTCCCCAACAAAAAAAATAACTGTCATACTTTTCTGGCACTGTTGGACATATCGTGGAAATGCTCGCCATAATAAGGACGAGACGGATTTACCACGTCCTGTGATTGAACTGGAGTGTGAGCTGTAATGGGTCAGGAAAAGTTATATATCGAGAAAGAGCTAAGCTGGTTAGCATTTAACGAACGTGTACTCCAGGAAGCGGCTGACAAAAGTAACCCGCTGATCGAACGCATGCGTTTTTTGGGCATCTATTCCAACAACCTGGATGAGTTCTACAAGGTTCGCTTTGCCGAGCTGAAAAGACGGATCATCATCAGTGAAGAACAGGGCTTAAACTCTCACTCGCGGCATCTGCTGGGCAAAATCCAGTCCCGCGTGTTGAAAGCCGATCAGGAATTTGACGGCCTGTATAACGAACTGCTGCTGGAGATGGCGCGCAATCAAATCTTCCTGATTAACGAACGTCAGCTTTCCGTTAACCAACAAAACTGGCTGCGCCACTATTTTAAACAGTACCTGCGCCAGCACATTACCCCGATTCTCATCAACCGCGAAACCGATCTGGTGCAGTTCCTGAAAGATGACTACACCTATCTGGCCGTAGAAATTATTCGCGGTGAATCCATTCGCTACGCGCTGCTGGAGATCCCGTCCGACAAGGTCCCGCGCTTCGTGAACCTGCCGCCGGAAACCCCGCGCAGACGCAAGCCGATGATCCTGCTGGACAACATCCTGCGCTACTGTCTCGACGACATTTTCAAAGGCTTCTTCGATTACGATGCGTTAAACGCCTACTCGATGAAGATGACCCGTGACGCCGAATATGACCTGGTGCACGAGATGGAGGCCAGCCTGATGGAGCTGATGTCCTCCAGCCTGAAACAACGCCTGACGGCCGAGCCGGTGCGCTTTGTTTATCAGCGCGATATGCCGGACGCCATGGTAGAAATGCTGCGCGAGAAGCTGACCATTTCGCGCTATGACTCCATCGTGCCGGGCGGCCGTTACCACAACTTTAAAGACTTCATTGGCTTCCCGAACGTCGGCAAGGCCAATCTGGTGAACAAGCCGCTGCCGCGCCTGCGCCATCTGTGGTTTGATAAATTCCGCAACGGGTTCGACGCCATTCGCGAGCGCGATGTTCTGCTCTACTATCCGTATCACACGTTTGAACACGTGCTGGAGCTGCTGCGACAGGCCTCGTTCGACCCGAGCGTGCTGGCGATCAAAATCAACATCTACCGCGTGGCAAAAGATTCCCGCATCATCGATGCGATGATCCACGCCGCGCACAACGGCAAAAAAGTGACCGTGGTGGTTGAGCTGCAGGCGCGCTTCGACGAAGAGGCGAACATTCACTGGGCGCGCCGTCTGACGGAAGCGGGCGTGCACGTGATCTTCTCCGCGCCGGGTCTGAAAATTCACGCCAAGCTGTTCCTGATCTCCCGTAAAGAGGGCGACGACGTGGTGCGCTATGCCCACATCGGTACCGGGAACTTCAACGAGAAAACGGCGCGAATTTATACCGACTACTCGCTGCTGACCGCCGATGCGCGCATCACCAACGAGGTACGCCGGGTCTTTAACTTCATTGAGAACCCGTACCGCCCTGTCAGCTTCGACTATCTGCTGGTCTCGCCGCAGAACTCGCGCCGTCTGCTGTACGATATGATTGATAAAGAGATTGCCAATGCCCAGAAAGGGCTGTCGTCCGGCATCACCCTGAAGCTTAACAATCTGGTCGACAAAGGACTGGTGGACAGGCTGTACGCCGCGTCCAGCTCTGGCGTACCGGTTAACCTGCTGATCCGCGGCATGTGCTCGCTGATCCCGGAACTGGAAGGCATCAGCGACAATATTCGGGTCATCAGCATTGTTGACCGTTACCTGGAACACGATCGGGTCTATATTTTCGATAATGCAGGCGACAAACAGGTCTATCTCTCTTCGGCAGACTGGATGACGCGCAATATTGACTACCGAATTGAAGTCGCAACCCCGCTGCTGGATCCGCGTCTGAAACAGCGTATTCTCGACATTATAGAGATCCTGTTCAGCGATACGGTGAAGGCGCGCTATATCGACAAAGAACTCAGTAACCGCTATGTACCGCGCGGCAACCGCCGTAAAGTGCGGTCGCAACTGGCGATTTACGACTATATCAAATCACTCGAGCAACCCGATTAACCTATGCCGATAAATGATAAGACCCCACGCCCGCAGGAATTCGCCGCGGTCGATCTTGGCTCTAACAGTTTCCACATGGTCATCGCCCGTGAGGTGGATGGCGCGCTGCAGATCATCGGTCGTCTGAAGCAGCGCGTACACCTGGCGGATGGCCTTGATGAACGCAGCATGCTCAGCGAAGAGGCGATGGAGCGCGGGTTAAACTGCCTGTCGCTGTTTGCTGAACGCTTGCAGGGCTTCTCGCCCTCCAGCGTATGCATCGTGGGCACCCACACCCTGCGTCAGGCGCTGAACGCGCCAGAGTTTCTCAAGCGGGCCGAAAAGGTGATCCCCTACCCGATTGAGATCATCTCCGGTAACGAGGAAGCGCGTCTGATCTTCATGGGCGTCGAGCACACCCAGCCGGAAAAAGGGCGCAAGCTGGTGATCGACATCGGCGGCGGTTCTACGGAGCTTGTGATCGGCGAAGACTTTGAGCCTCGCCTGGTGGAAAGCCGCCGCATGGGCTGCGTCAGCTTCGCGCAGATGTATTTCCCGGGCGGCACCATCACCCGCGAGAACTTCCAGCGTGCACGTATGGCGGCTGTCCAGAAGCTGGAAAACCTGGCCTGGCAGTACCGCATTCAGGGCTGGAACGTGGCGCTGGGCGCGTCGGGCACCATCAAGGCAGCGCATGAAGTGCTGCTGGCAATGGGTGAAAAAGATGGGTTCATCACGCCCGAACGCCTGACGCTGCTGACCGACGAAGTGCTGAAGCATAAAAGTTTTGACGCCTTAAGCCTGCCGGGGCTTTCCGACGAGCGTAAGGCGGTCTTCGTGCCGGGGCTGGCCATTCTCTGCGGCGTGTTTGATGCGCTGGCCATTAAAGAGCTGCGCCTGTCCGACGGCGCGCTGCGCGAAGGCGTGCTGTACGAAATGGAAGGCCGCTTCCGCCATCAGGATATTCGCAGCCGCACCGCGCAAAGCCTGGCCAACCAGTACAACATCGACCGCGAGCAGGCGAAGCGCGTGCTGGACACCACGGTGCAGATGTATGAACAGTGGGAAGAGCAGAATCCGAAGCTCGCGCACCCGCAGCTTGCCGCGCTGCTGAAATGGGCCGCGATGCTGCACGAGGTGGGGCTGAACATCAACCATAGCGGGATGCACCGCCATTCGGCCTATATTTTGCAAAACAGCGATCTGCCAGGCTTCAACCAGGAGCAGCAAACCATGATGGCGACCCTGGTGCGGTATCACCGCAAAGCCATCAAGCTCGACGACCTGCCGCGCTTCACGCTGTTTAAGAAAAAGCAGTTCCTGCCGCTCATTCAGCTGCTGCGTCTGGGCGTGCTGCTCAATAACCAGCGTCAGGCGACCACCACGCCGCCCACGCTGAAGCTGAAAACCGACGACCATCACTGGACGTTGAGCTTCCCGCACGACTGGTTCAGCCAGAACGCGCTGGTCCTGCTGGACCTGGAAAAGGAGCAGCAGTACTGGGAAGCGGTCACCGGCTGGCTGCTCAAAATCGAGGAAGAGAGCGCCGACGTCGCCGCGTAACGGTTCAGGCGTCCGCGCAGGACGCCTCTGTTTCCAGCAGTGACTCAAGCGGTGCCGGTCTGCCAATCAGATAGCCCTGCACATAATCAATACCTAGCGCGTGAACCGCGCTACGTATCTCTTCGGTCTCGACATATTCCGCCACCACCAGCATCTTCTTCATGCGCGCCAGATGGCAGATAGACGCCACAATCTGATAATCCAGGCTGTTGTTGACGATATTTCGGATGAAGTCGCCGTCGATTTTAAGAATATCTGCGTCCACGCTTTTTAGCCGCGCGTAGCTTGCATAGCCGGTACCAAAATCATCAATCGCAATGCGTACCCCCATTTTCTGCAGCTGACTGAGGATATGCAGCGCCTGCTCCGCGTTGCAGAAGTTGCTGCACTCCGTCACTTCAAAGATCAGCTGCCACGGCTCAATAGCGTATTTCGCCAGCACGCGGCTCACCTCAAGCGGGAACTGCACCCGGCACACTGTTGAAGGCGCCAGATTAATAGCAAAGCGCTGGCCGGGCAGTCTTTCCCGATGCGCGGCCAGGAAGCGCAGCGTATGCTCAAGCACCCACAGATCCACCCGGGAGGACAAACCAAACTCCTGCGCGACGGGCAGGAACTGATCGGGGGAGATCAGTATCCCATTGGTGTCCGGCATCCGCAGCAGGACTTCGTGATAGCAATCGCCACGCAGGCCGCGAACGGGTTGAACCAGCAGGATGAATTCGTCGTTGTCGAGCGCCTTCTGCAGGCGGCTCATCATCGCGACTTTATCCTTCAGGCTGCGCTGCAAATGGACGGCACCGCGCTGCTGAAGATTTTCCGGGTGATTAGAGGAGAGTGACAGATCGGCCACCACCGCCAGCTCCCCCAGCACCAGATAAAGATGGTTAACAGGGGACCGGACATAGCAGTAGCTTACGCCAACCTGCGGCTGCAGCGGCATGCCGTCCCAGACAAAGCGGAACTGCTTGATATGCTCGTCCAGGGCGTCAATCCGCTGCTGGTGCGATTCCGCGTTGAGCCGCACCGCCATGTCATATCCGGTGAGGTGATACACCTGCTCATTGGGCTGGAGCGTACCGTTAACCCACTGCGCCAGCTGCTGTTTGTACTGAATACGCAGCTGCACGCCGTAATTTCGGCCCAAAATTTCCAGCTCCGGAATGCGCAGCAGGCAGAGCGCCGACCACGGATTCTTCGCCAGATCGCGCGACAGCGCCCGCAGGTTAGGCATATGGACAACCGGATCGAGCAGTGCCAGCCTGCGGGCGTGTTTGTTCACCGCGCGCTGCCGGGTCGCCAGCATCGACATATAAATCACCACAAACGAAAAGACCAGGTAACTGGAAGAGGTGATCGCCAGCTGAATATCGTACCCCGCGTTCACTGGGATATAGCGGTAAAAATAGTGAATGGACACCAGCAGTATCGGGGTCCAGATCAGCGAAATCAGCTTATAGCCAAAACGCATCGCGCCCCAGAGCATCACCGGCATCAGCAGCGACAGGGTATAGTTAGTGGTGAAGATGGAGCTGTTTTCATTTATCGGGAGCAGCAGCAGCGACAGCAGCCCGCCAAGCGCAATCGCCCACAGCAAAAACTCCGCGGCCGTCACCTTTTTATCTATCTGGAAACGGATCTGCGAGAGAAGACTTTTGATATAGCGCGGATGACGGATCAGGCGGATCAGCAGGTAGCTCAACGGCACGCCCGTCAGCCCGCTGACCAGCAGCGCCTGGTAGTTAATGAGCGTACGAATGTTAAGAGGGTTCAACCCCGCGAGGCTCTGGCGACTCTCATACACGCCCAGATACACCGCAAACTGAAACAGCACCAGAAACAGCGTCGCGGGGCAGATGACCTGCCAGAAGATGCGCTGCGCCATCAGCCGGATGTCGCCGTACGCCGTCATATTGCGTCTGGGCGCAAACACCCGGTAGCCGCCCCAGCTGAGGACTAAAGGGACAATAAAATGGAGCACCCCGGCAACCGTTTCGAACATCCCGACCGACGGGTAATAGCGGATAAACAGCGACAACACGATCCCGGGAAGGGCTTCCAGGCCAAAGAACATCATTAGCGAGAGCAAAAAGGAGAGCGGTAAATAATAAAGCGCCGCGATACCGTCCCCCAGCTGCGTGAACGTATTTGCCACGCTCAGCACGGGAAGCAAAACCACCGGTAATAGTAGCGGCAATGCCCACCAACGGTATTTATTGTTTTTCAGAAAAGCGAAAATCTTCATAGATGCCCGGTTAAACCCCTTTTTCTCCAGAGGGAAGATAAAGACAGGCATCCAACCTGACCTGGCGCCACCCCGCGACGTGCAGAGTGAACAGTGTGGAGGAGGGATTTTAAATATCAGAGCCGGGAATCCGTTGACTTAAATCAAACTATTTCACGCAAATAAGCCTTGCAGAAGAATTTTGTGAAATAATTTTCTTCATATTATCAATATGGTAAATGCAATTATTAATTTCAATAACAATAGTTAATGCAAACGTTGACGGTTATTTACACATCACAGAATTGACCCCATCTTCCCGCTGTGCCTTAATATCCTTATCGCCCGGGAGGGCTTATCCAGGAAAAACAGAGTGAGTCAGGTCACGCGTATGCGCAAACGACATCGATTTAACACCCGAATGACCCGCATCATACTGCTTATCAGTTTCCTGTTTTTCTTTGGCCGCTTCGTTTACTCTTCGATTGGCGCCTGGTACCACCATCAGGACAAAACCCAGTCACCGCAATCCAGCCTGACCGTCGACACCGCTGACCGCTAACCCCCCGAAGGATGTTGTACGAGCCGAATAAGGGCCGCGATCCCTTTGCTGAGGATTTTATCCTGCCGCATTACCACCGCCAGCTGCCGCTGCAGCATGGGCGTCAGCGACATCACGCATAGCCCCTCGCGATCGTCATCCTGTTCTACCGCCATTCGCGGCACGATGCTGTAGCCCAGCCCCGCGCGAACCATGCGTTTGATCGCCTCGATGCTGCCAAGCTGCATCACCGGCGCCATCGCTACCCCATGGGCGGCAAACCAGCCATCGATCAGCGCCCGGGTCCCGCTGCCTGTCTCAAAGGCGATCAGCGGCTGGGCATGGAGCGCCTCCGGGGTTAACTCCCTGAAAGCGTCCTGCTGCTCCCTTGAGGCGATAAAGACAAACTCTTCGTCCATCACCGGCATGACGTCCAGCGCTCTGCCGCTGACCGGCAGGGTCACCAGCCCCATATCGAGACGGTTCTCTTCAATGGCCCTGACGATGTCGAGGGTGTTGCCCGTCGTGACTCCCACGCTCAGGAGCGGATAGTCGCGGCGTAGCTGCTCCAGCAGCGGCGGCAGAAGATGAATGCAGGCCGTCGCCCCCGTGCCAAGGGTAATGGTGCCGCTCACGTCGTGGCTAAACGCATTCACGGCCCGGATGGCGTCATCCACCACCTGCTGAATACGCTCCCCGTGCGCCAGCAAGGTTTCTCCGGCAGCCGTCGCCTTAATCCCTCGCCCGGTACGCTCCACCAGCCGCGTTTGCAGAAACTGCTCCAGCTGGCGTATTTGCAGGCTGACGGCGGGCTGGGAGAGGCCCAGAACGTCCGCTGCCGCTGAAAAGCTGCCGCGCTGGTGAACCAGGCGGAAGGTGGCGAGATAGCCCAGATTAAGCGTCGTCATTCAAAGTTTCTCTTATACCGTGCATAAGGTTGCAGCCCTGCCAGCACAATACCGCGCCCGTTATGCTCAGGACAACTGCATAACGGAATGAAAACTCATGGAAACCTCTGCCCTTCCTCGTCGCCTCGCCCTCACCGCCGGGTGTAATCAACTCATCAACTGGGGGATTTCATTTTATATGCCCGGCACCTTTGCGCGGGCCATTTCAGCCGACCGGGGATGGTCGTCACCGCAGATTTACCTCGGCCTGACGCTGGCGATGCTGGTGATGGCGGCGGTATCTCCTTTTGTCGCCCGCCTGCTGGCACGCTTTGGCGGTCAAAAAGTGGTGATGGTCGGGACGCTGCTGATCGCCGCAAGCTGCGCAGAAATGGCGTATACCCGGACGCTTTATGGCTGGTACGGCGCCTGGATTGTCGCCGGCACTGGGATGCGCCTGTCGCTGTACGATGCGCTGTTCGCCGCGCTGGTCAACCTCTACGGGCAGCAGGCGCGAAGAACGATCTCACGCGTCACGCTGGCGGGCGGGCTGGCCTCCGCCGTCTTCTGGCCGCTGGGCGATGGCCTGCTTCACATCATGAGCTGGCAGGACGCGTTACGCATTTATGCCCTGCTTGGCCTGCTGAGCGCAGTGCTGATCCGCACGCTTCCCCGGCAGCGGCTGACGGAAAACACGAAGGCCATCGCGCCGCCCCTGCGCAACGAGCGGCGTAACGCCTGGCTTTATGCGGCCTTCATCGCCCTTATCACCTTTGTCTCTAACGGCACCTCCACCCATCTGCCGGAGTTTATTGCCCACTTTGGCCTGCCGGTCGCCATTGGCATGCTGTGGGGGATCGGCCAGACGGGCGCGCGCTCGCTGGAGGTGCTGGCAGGTGGCCGCTTAACCCCCTTCAAACTTACGCTCTTTACCGCTCTTGCTATGCCGCTGTGTTTTCTTGTGGGAATAAGCAGCGCCCTGTTTGTCTGGTGCGCGGCCGGGTTTGTGCTGGGCTACGGCGCCATCAACGGACTGGTCACCATAGTAAAAGCCACGCTGCCACTGGAGCTGTTTAGCGCGGAAAGCTATGCCCGCCGCACGGGCATGCTGCTTATCCCGGGCCAGCTGATGGCCGCAGCCGCACCGTTTGCCTATGCGTGGCTGAACAAAACGCTGGGGATCGCGGGTGCAATGGGAGTGTCGACGGGGTTAACGCTGGTGATTGCCGGGCTGGCGATAGCGATCGTGCGCCGTCCCGGGAGGCAAACTGTATCGCACTGTATCCCGCGCGACGCGCTGACAAACGGGTACAAAACGCCCCCTCCGGCAAATATCTCCGATACATAAAAATGGTTTTCTTTCCCTGTCGTCATTCAGAACCGATGAGGAGAGAACCATGATTCGTCGTTACGCAATTTTACCCCTGCTCGTCCTGGCCTCTGTAACACATGCCCAGGCCACGCCGCTGGACAACCTGAGCGCCGCGGACGTTAACGGCCCCGCCGCCGTTGCCCCGCTGGCGCAGCCGCAACCGCCGGCAAAACTGATCGTCGATCCGCCGCTTTCCGGGCCGCTGAGTAAAGGCGCGGTGTTTATCCAGTACCGAGCCGAAAACCTGCGCATCGAGCCGGTATTCGGACCTGAAGCGCTCAAGGTCACCCCGCGCATCGGGCACATTCACGTGGTGGTGGACGGCGCGCCGTGGCACTGGGCTGACGCCAGCGGAGAGCCGGTGATTCTGGTGGGACTCCCCGCCGGTAAACACAAGGTGACGATTATTCTGGCCGACCCGACGCACAAGCCGCTCGACCACAAAACCATTGAATTCACCGTTCCGCCCCACGCGGCGGTCCACCATTTTTAAGGAGTCTGAAGATGAAAGCACTGACTGTACTGACGGCAGGCCTGCTGGGGCTTTCCGCCAGCGCC harbors:
- a CDS encoding 6-phospho-beta-glucosidase; its protein translation is MSGFKADFLWGGAVAAHQLEGGWKEGGKGVSVADVMTAGAHGVPREITNGVLEGKNYPNHEAIDFYHRYKEDIKLFAEMGFKCFRTSIAWTRIFPKGDELEPNEAGLKFYDDLFDECLKYGIEPVITLSHFEMPFHLVTEYGGWRNRKLIDFFVRFAKVVFQRYQHKVKYWMTFNEINNQANFHEDFAPFTNSGLKYAPGEDREPVMFQAAHYELVASALAVKAGREINPSLQIGCMIAMCPIYPLTCAPDDMMMAMNAMHRRYWFTDVHVRGKYPQHLLNYFERRGFALDITEEDKVALTQGCVDYIGFSYYMSFATKATADNPQLDYDESKSLVSNPYVQKSDWGWQIDPVGLRYSLNWFWDHYQLPLFIVENGFGAIDVQESDGTVNDQYRIDYLAAHIREMKKAVVEDGVDLMGYTPWGCIDLVSAGTGEMKKRYGFIFVDKDNEGNGTLNRSKKKSFDWYKQVIASNGDNL
- the purM gene encoding phosphoribosylformylglycinamidine cyclo-ligase; this encodes MTNKTSLSYKDAGVDIDAGNALVDRIKGVVKKTRRPEVMGGLGGFGALCALPQKYREPVLVSGTDGVGTKLRLAMDLKRHDTIGIDLVAMCVNDLVVQGAEPLFFLDYYATGKLDVDTAASVINGIAEGCLQSGCALVGGETAEMPGMYHGEDYDVAGFCVGVVEKSEIIDGSKVADGDVLIALASSGPHSNGYSLVRKILEVSGCDPLTTELDGKPLADHLLAPTRIYVKNVLELIENVDVHAIAHLTGGGFWENIPRVLPDNTQAVIDESSWQWPAVFNWLQTAGNVSSHEMYRTFNCGVGMVIALPASEADKAVKLLTEKGENAWKIGTIKASDSEQRVVIE
- the purN gene encoding phosphoribosylglycinamide formyltransferase; this translates as MKNIVVLISGNGSNLQAIIDACKQKKINGTIRAVFSNKADAFGLERAREANIPAHALEASQFAGREAFDRELVQEIDAYAPDVVVLAGYMRILSPAFVAHYAGRLLNIHPSLLPKYPGLHTHRQVLENGDEEHGTSVHFVTDELDGGPVILQAKVPVFDGDSEEDVTERVQTQEHAIYPLVVSWFVDGRLEMRDGAAWLDGVKLPPQGHAAEE
- the ppk1 gene encoding polyphosphate kinase 1 yields the protein MGQEKLYIEKELSWLAFNERVLQEAADKSNPLIERMRFLGIYSNNLDEFYKVRFAELKRRIIISEEQGLNSHSRHLLGKIQSRVLKADQEFDGLYNELLLEMARNQIFLINERQLSVNQQNWLRHYFKQYLRQHITPILINRETDLVQFLKDDYTYLAVEIIRGESIRYALLEIPSDKVPRFVNLPPETPRRRKPMILLDNILRYCLDDIFKGFFDYDALNAYSMKMTRDAEYDLVHEMEASLMELMSSSLKQRLTAEPVRFVYQRDMPDAMVEMLREKLTISRYDSIVPGGRYHNFKDFIGFPNVGKANLVNKPLPRLRHLWFDKFRNGFDAIRERDVLLYYPYHTFEHVLELLRQASFDPSVLAIKINIYRVAKDSRIIDAMIHAAHNGKKVTVVVELQARFDEEANIHWARRLTEAGVHVIFSAPGLKIHAKLFLISRKEGDDVVRYAHIGTGNFNEKTARIYTDYSLLTADARITNEVRRVFNFIENPYRPVSFDYLLVSPQNSRRLLYDMIDKEIANAQKGLSSGITLKLNNLVDKGLVDRLYAASSSGVPVNLLIRGMCSLIPELEGISDNIRVISIVDRYLEHDRVYIFDNAGDKQVYLSSADWMTRNIDYRIEVATPLLDPRLKQRILDIIEILFSDTVKARYIDKELSNRYVPRGNRRKVRSQLAIYDYIKSLEQPD
- the ppx gene encoding exopolyphosphatase yields the protein MPINDKTPRPQEFAAVDLGSNSFHMVIAREVDGALQIIGRLKQRVHLADGLDERSMLSEEAMERGLNCLSLFAERLQGFSPSSVCIVGTHTLRQALNAPEFLKRAEKVIPYPIEIISGNEEARLIFMGVEHTQPEKGRKLVIDIGGGSTELVIGEDFEPRLVESRRMGCVSFAQMYFPGGTITRENFQRARMAAVQKLENLAWQYRIQGWNVALGASGTIKAAHEVLLAMGEKDGFITPERLTLLTDEVLKHKSFDALSLPGLSDERKAVFVPGLAILCGVFDALAIKELRLSDGALREGVLYEMEGRFRHQDIRSRTAQSLANQYNIDREQAKRVLDTTVQMYEQWEEQNPKLAHPQLAALLKWAAMLHEVGLNINHSGMHRHSAYILQNSDLPGFNQEQQTMMATLVRYHRKAIKLDDLPRFTLFKKKQFLPLIQLLRLGVLLNNQRQATTTPPTLKLKTDDHHWTLSFPHDWFSQNALVLLDLEKEQQYWEAVTGWLLKIEEESADVAA
- a CDS encoding EAL domain-containing protein, producing MKIFAFLKNNKYRWWALPLLLPVVLLPVLSVANTFTQLGDGIAALYYLPLSFLLSLMMFFGLEALPGIVLSLFIRYYPSVGMFETVAGVLHFIVPLVLSWGGYRVFAPRRNMTAYGDIRLMAQRIFWQVICPATLFLVLFQFAVYLGVYESRQSLAGLNPLNIRTLINYQALLVSGLTGVPLSYLLIRLIRHPRYIKSLLSQIRFQIDKKVTAAEFLLWAIALGGLLSLLLLPINENSSIFTTNYTLSLLMPVMLWGAMRFGYKLISLIWTPILLVSIHYFYRYIPVNAGYDIQLAITSSSYLVFSFVVIYMSMLATRQRAVNKHARRLALLDPVVHMPNLRALSRDLAKNPWSALCLLRIPELEILGRNYGVQLRIQYKQQLAQWVNGTLQPNEQVYHLTGYDMAVRLNAESHQQRIDALDEHIKQFRFVWDGMPLQPQVGVSYCYVRSPVNHLYLVLGELAVVADLSLSSNHPENLQQRGAVHLQRSLKDKVAMMSRLQKALDNDEFILLVQPVRGLRGDCYHEVLLRMPDTNGILISPDQFLPVAQEFGLSSRVDLWVLEHTLRFLAAHRERLPGQRFAINLAPSTVCRVQFPLEVSRVLAKYAIEPWQLIFEVTECSNFCNAEQALHILSQLQKMGVRIAIDDFGTGYASYARLKSVDADILKIDGDFIRNIVNNSLDYQIVASICHLARMKKMLVVAEYVETEEIRSAVHALGIDYVQGYLIGRPAPLESLLETEASCADA
- a CDS encoding YfgG family protein, producing MSQVTRMRKRHRFNTRMTRIILLISFLFFFGRFVYSSIGAWYHHQDKTQSPQSSLTVDTADR